The following coding sequences are from one uncultured Desulfobacter sp. window:
- a CDS encoding TetR/AcrR family transcriptional regulator, producing MSKKDAILQAATVLFSKNGFKETSTADLAKMINVAEGTIFYHFKTKDRLFLAVLEKTKKMILEEFDAYMGNQHFDSGMGMIERAVSFHLFLAGKMENQFLLLHRYYPYHLAESVPQCRRYLEAIYDCLVSIYEDGIEMGIKDGSIDPLPTRKTALIIFSMVDGVVRFKTYNLYNANALFNELVSSCRRMLKT from the coding sequence ATGTCCAAGAAAGATGCCATACTGCAGGCTGCCACTGTGCTGTTTTCCAAAAACGGATTCAAAGAGACCTCCACCGCTGATCTGGCAAAAATGATCAATGTGGCCGAAGGCACCATTTTTTATCACTTCAAGACCAAAGACAGATTGTTCCTGGCCGTTCTTGAAAAAACCAAAAAAATGATCCTGGAGGAATTTGATGCCTACATGGGAAACCAGCATTTTGACAGCGGCATGGGCATGATTGAACGCGCGGTGTCCTTCCACTTATTTCTGGCCGGCAAGATGGAGAATCAATTTCTTCTTTTGCACAGGTACTATCCCTACCATCTGGCAGAGTCCGTACCCCAGTGCCGCAGGTATCTGGAAGCCATTTATGACTGTCTTGTGTCCATCTATGAAGACGGTATCGAAATGGGGATAAAGGACGGTTCCATTGATCCTTTGCCCACCCGCAAAACCGCATTGATTATCTTTTCCATGGTGGACGGGGTGGTCCGGTTTAAAACGTACAATTTGTATAATGCCAACGCACTGTTCAATGAATTGGTAAGCTCCTGCAGGCGCATGCTAAAGACTTAA